One window of the Syngnathoides biaculeatus isolate LvHL_M chromosome 11, ASM1980259v1, whole genome shotgun sequence genome contains the following:
- the si:ch211-114c17.1 gene encoding pre-mRNA-processing factor 39 isoform X3, translated as MTARFSDARARFAMMADEEDMSSNEDLGEPSALPDTEDGGNDLPADFESLWNAAHDNPRDFTSWTDLLQYCEQESHIAASRRALVAFLSRFPLCYGYWKKFADLERRAGNNDKAGEVCVQGLQSIPLSVDLWIHYINLLLGTLDMNLPESPKRIRSVFEDAVVAAGLDFHSDRLWDLYFEWEKEQGNLRNATAVLDRVLKVPTQRYNTHYEKFKVHLHKCEPKEALSLEEYEEVRAFCRESQKVERAEQAKEKGEERPPGEEDPATPEGTDSEELMQRMREQVLIRRDKIYQENENEVRKRWNFEDAIKRPYFHVKPLDQTQLRAWNSYLDWEVAQLKKDTKDHDKDSNKADTDVKEDPEVTAEPPGAIEETNIFHDDHRVRVLFERCLITCALYEEFWTRYIQYLGTSSVDEVRAVYKRACDIHLPSTPNIHMQRATFEERHGDLAEARRVLEALDKNMPGLAVVRLRRAALERRAGQLEQSVALLQEAVTQSKEKPTLHAFYSIKLARLLLKLVRNPSRARSVLQDALEISPDNDKLHLNLLEVELSSETWSSAEAVQQCVTRALEAPLAPHIKILLSQRGLQFVEEYSNSIQSVLSVYEAHQKLIKELGGTKREAESG; from the exons ATGACGGCGCGGTTTAGTGACGCAAGAGCGAGGTTTGCGATGATGGCAGACGAAGAGGATATGAGCAGCAACGAGGACCTCGGAGAGCCTTCAG CACTTCCAGATACCGAAGACGGGGGAAACGATTTGCCAGCAGACTTTGAAAGTCTTTGGAATGCCGCACACGACAACCCTCGAGACTTCACCAGTTGGACTGACCTGTTGCAGTACTGTGAGCAAGAG AGCCACATTGCAGCATCACGACGAGCCTTGGTGGCATTTCTCTCCCGCTTTCCACTCTGTTATGGTTATTGGAAAAAATTTGCTGACTTGGAGCGTCGTGCTGGTAATAACGACAAAGCaggagag GTGTGTGTTCAGGGGCTCCAGTCAATCCCTCTGAGTGTCGATCTGTGGATCCACTACATCAATCTGCTATTGGGAACATTAGACATGAACTTGCCTGAGTCGCCTAAGCGTATTCGCAG TGTGTTTGAGGACGCTGTTGTAGCGGCAGGGCTGGACTTCCATTCAGACCGGCTATGGGATTTGTATTTTGAATGGGAGAAGGAGCAAGGCAACTTGAGGAATGCCACAGCTGTGCTAGACAGAGTCCTCAAAGTTCCCACTCAGCGCTACAACACCCACTATGAAAA GTTCAAGGTTCACCTTCACAAATGTGAGCCCAAAGAAGCACTTTCTCTGGAGGAATATGAGGAGGTGAGGGCCTTTTGCCGTGAGAGTCAGAAAGTGGAGCGTGCTGAACAGGCCAAAGAGAAGGGCGAAGAGAGGCCGCCTGGAGAGGAAGACCCTGCCACACCTGAGGGCACAGACTCA GAGGAGCTGATGCAGAGGATGAGAGAACAGGTGTTGATCCGGAGAGACAAAATTTACCAGGAGAATGAAAATGAAGTCCGGAAGAGATGGAACTTTGAAGATGCA ATCAAACGTCCTTACTTCCATGTGAAGCCACTTGATCAAACCCAGCTGCGTGCCTGGAACTCTTACCTGGACTGGGAGGTCGCCCAACTGAAGAAAGACACTAAAGACCATGACAAAG ACTCAAACAAGGCAGACACAGATGTCAAAGAAGACCCAGAGGTGACAGCCGAGCCTCCGGGAGCGATAGAAGAAACcaacattttccatgatgaccACAGAGTTCGTGTTCTCTTTGAGCGCTGCCTGATCACCTGTGCACTCTATGAGGAATTCTGGACCAGG TATATTCAGTACCTGGGGACATCCAGTGTGGATGAGGTTCGGGCTGTCTACAAGCGAGCCTGTGACATCCACCTACCTTCAACACCGAACATTCACATGCAGAGGGCCACCTTCGAGGAAAGACACG GTGACCTGGCGGAAGCACGGCGAGTGTTGGAGGCTCTGGATAAAAACATGCCAGGTTTGGCCGTGGTTCGTCTCCGCAGGGCGGCTTTGGAGAGGAGGGCGGGCCAACTTGAGCAGTCTGTAGCGTTGCTGCAGGAGGCGGTGACCCAATCAAAAGAGAAGCCTACATTGCACGCATTCTACTCCATCAAGCTTGCTCGTTTGCTGCTGAAACTTGTCAGAAACCCAAGCAGAGCTCGGAGTGTTTTACAGGACGCACTTGAGATTAGTCCA GATAATGACAAATTGCACTTGAACCTGCTGGAAGTGGAGCTATCAagtgaaacctggtcctcagcgGAAGCAGTGCAGCAATGCGTGACGCGAGCCCTGGAGGCGCCACTCGCACCACACATCAAAATCCTCTTGTCACAGCGCGGCCTCCAGTTTGTAGAAGAGTACAGCAACTCTATCCAGAG TGTGCTGTCAGTCTATGAAGCGCACCAGAAGCTTATCAAGGAGCTGGGTGGAACAAAGAGAGAAGCCGAAAGCGG GTAA
- the si:ch211-114c17.1 gene encoding pre-mRNA-processing factor 39 isoform X2: MLKRCYARSLPDTEDGGNDLPADFESLWNAAHDNPRDFTSWTDLLQYCEQESHIAASRRALVAFLSRFPLCYGYWKKFADLERRAGNNDKAGEVCVQGLQSIPLSVDLWIHYINLLLGTLDMNLPESPKRIRSVFEDAVVAAGLDFHSDRLWDLYFEWEKEQGNLRNATAVLDRVLKVPTQRYNTHYEKFKVHLHKCEPKEALSLEEYEEVRAFCRESQKVERAEQAKEKGEERPPGEEDPATPEGTDSEELMQRMREQVLIRRDKIYQENENEVRKRWNFEDAIKRPYFHVKPLDQTQLRAWNSYLDWEVAQLKKDTKDHDKDSNKADTDVKEDPEVTAEPPGAIEETNIFHDDHRVRVLFERCLITCALYEEFWTRYIQYLGTSSVDEVRAVYKRACDIHLPSTPNIHMQRATFEERHGDLAEARRVLEALDKNMPGLAVVRLRRAALERRAGQLEQSVALLQEAVTQSKEKPTLHAFYSIKLARLLLKLVRNPSRARSVLQDALEISPDNDKLHLNLLEVELSSETWSSAEAVQQCVTRALEAPLAPHIKILLSQRGLQFVEEYSNSIQSVLSVYEAHQKLIKELGGTKREAESGDKNQEKLSKGDDGSANGESAQVPAADPQVPITMPPPPPVSMDVSAQSGGYGGYGSWYQQPQYSSYGYQNTWNYNQGYYPPS, translated from the exons ATGTTAAAGCGATGTTACGCACGTT CACTTCCAGATACCGAAGACGGGGGAAACGATTTGCCAGCAGACTTTGAAAGTCTTTGGAATGCCGCACACGACAACCCTCGAGACTTCACCAGTTGGACTGACCTGTTGCAGTACTGTGAGCAAGAG AGCCACATTGCAGCATCACGACGAGCCTTGGTGGCATTTCTCTCCCGCTTTCCACTCTGTTATGGTTATTGGAAAAAATTTGCTGACTTGGAGCGTCGTGCTGGTAATAACGACAAAGCaggagag GTGTGTGTTCAGGGGCTCCAGTCAATCCCTCTGAGTGTCGATCTGTGGATCCACTACATCAATCTGCTATTGGGAACATTAGACATGAACTTGCCTGAGTCGCCTAAGCGTATTCGCAG TGTGTTTGAGGACGCTGTTGTAGCGGCAGGGCTGGACTTCCATTCAGACCGGCTATGGGATTTGTATTTTGAATGGGAGAAGGAGCAAGGCAACTTGAGGAATGCCACAGCTGTGCTAGACAGAGTCCTCAAAGTTCCCACTCAGCGCTACAACACCCACTATGAAAA GTTCAAGGTTCACCTTCACAAATGTGAGCCCAAAGAAGCACTTTCTCTGGAGGAATATGAGGAGGTGAGGGCCTTTTGCCGTGAGAGTCAGAAAGTGGAGCGTGCTGAACAGGCCAAAGAGAAGGGCGAAGAGAGGCCGCCTGGAGAGGAAGACCCTGCCACACCTGAGGGCACAGACTCA GAGGAGCTGATGCAGAGGATGAGAGAACAGGTGTTGATCCGGAGAGACAAAATTTACCAGGAGAATGAAAATGAAGTCCGGAAGAGATGGAACTTTGAAGATGCA ATCAAACGTCCTTACTTCCATGTGAAGCCACTTGATCAAACCCAGCTGCGTGCCTGGAACTCTTACCTGGACTGGGAGGTCGCCCAACTGAAGAAAGACACTAAAGACCATGACAAAG ACTCAAACAAGGCAGACACAGATGTCAAAGAAGACCCAGAGGTGACAGCCGAGCCTCCGGGAGCGATAGAAGAAACcaacattttccatgatgaccACAGAGTTCGTGTTCTCTTTGAGCGCTGCCTGATCACCTGTGCACTCTATGAGGAATTCTGGACCAGG TATATTCAGTACCTGGGGACATCCAGTGTGGATGAGGTTCGGGCTGTCTACAAGCGAGCCTGTGACATCCACCTACCTTCAACACCGAACATTCACATGCAGAGGGCCACCTTCGAGGAAAGACACG GTGACCTGGCGGAAGCACGGCGAGTGTTGGAGGCTCTGGATAAAAACATGCCAGGTTTGGCCGTGGTTCGTCTCCGCAGGGCGGCTTTGGAGAGGAGGGCGGGCCAACTTGAGCAGTCTGTAGCGTTGCTGCAGGAGGCGGTGACCCAATCAAAAGAGAAGCCTACATTGCACGCATTCTACTCCATCAAGCTTGCTCGTTTGCTGCTGAAACTTGTCAGAAACCCAAGCAGAGCTCGGAGTGTTTTACAGGACGCACTTGAGATTAGTCCA GATAATGACAAATTGCACTTGAACCTGCTGGAAGTGGAGCTATCAagtgaaacctggtcctcagcgGAAGCAGTGCAGCAATGCGTGACGCGAGCCCTGGAGGCGCCACTCGCACCACACATCAAAATCCTCTTGTCACAGCGCGGCCTCCAGTTTGTAGAAGAGTACAGCAACTCTATCCAGAG TGTGCTGTCAGTCTATGAAGCGCACCAGAAGCTTATCAAGGAGCTGGGTGGAACAAAGAGAGAAGCCGAAAGCGG AGACAAGAACCAAGAGAAACTGAGTAAAGGTGACGATGGCTCAGCAAATGGAGAATCAGCACAAGTCCCAGCTGCTGATCCTCAGGTCCCAATAACTATGCCACCTCCCCCACCAGTGAGCATGGACGTGAGTGCCCAGTCCGGTGGATATGGTGGGTACGGCAGCTGGTATCAG CAACCACAGTACAGCAGTTACGGCTACCAGAACACCTGGAACTACAACCAGGGATACTATCCACCCAGCTAA
- the si:ch211-114c17.1 gene encoding pre-mRNA-processing factor 39 isoform X1, producing MTARFSDARARFAMMADEEDMSSNEDLGEPSALPDTEDGGNDLPADFESLWNAAHDNPRDFTSWTDLLQYCEQESHIAASRRALVAFLSRFPLCYGYWKKFADLERRAGNNDKAGEVCVQGLQSIPLSVDLWIHYINLLLGTLDMNLPESPKRIRSVFEDAVVAAGLDFHSDRLWDLYFEWEKEQGNLRNATAVLDRVLKVPTQRYNTHYEKFKVHLHKCEPKEALSLEEYEEVRAFCRESQKVERAEQAKEKGEERPPGEEDPATPEGTDSEELMQRMREQVLIRRDKIYQENENEVRKRWNFEDAIKRPYFHVKPLDQTQLRAWNSYLDWEVAQLKKDTKDHDKDSNKADTDVKEDPEVTAEPPGAIEETNIFHDDHRVRVLFERCLITCALYEEFWTRYIQYLGTSSVDEVRAVYKRACDIHLPSTPNIHMQRATFEERHGDLAEARRVLEALDKNMPGLAVVRLRRAALERRAGQLEQSVALLQEAVTQSKEKPTLHAFYSIKLARLLLKLVRNPSRARSVLQDALEISPDNDKLHLNLLEVELSSETWSSAEAVQQCVTRALEAPLAPHIKILLSQRGLQFVEEYSNSIQSVLSVYEAHQKLIKELGGTKREAESGDKNQEKLSKGDDGSANGESAQVPAADPQVPITMPPPPPVSMDVSAQSGGYGGYGSWYQQPQYSSYGYQNTWNYNQGYYPPS from the exons ATGACGGCGCGGTTTAGTGACGCAAGAGCGAGGTTTGCGATGATGGCAGACGAAGAGGATATGAGCAGCAACGAGGACCTCGGAGAGCCTTCAG CACTTCCAGATACCGAAGACGGGGGAAACGATTTGCCAGCAGACTTTGAAAGTCTTTGGAATGCCGCACACGACAACCCTCGAGACTTCACCAGTTGGACTGACCTGTTGCAGTACTGTGAGCAAGAG AGCCACATTGCAGCATCACGACGAGCCTTGGTGGCATTTCTCTCCCGCTTTCCACTCTGTTATGGTTATTGGAAAAAATTTGCTGACTTGGAGCGTCGTGCTGGTAATAACGACAAAGCaggagag GTGTGTGTTCAGGGGCTCCAGTCAATCCCTCTGAGTGTCGATCTGTGGATCCACTACATCAATCTGCTATTGGGAACATTAGACATGAACTTGCCTGAGTCGCCTAAGCGTATTCGCAG TGTGTTTGAGGACGCTGTTGTAGCGGCAGGGCTGGACTTCCATTCAGACCGGCTATGGGATTTGTATTTTGAATGGGAGAAGGAGCAAGGCAACTTGAGGAATGCCACAGCTGTGCTAGACAGAGTCCTCAAAGTTCCCACTCAGCGCTACAACACCCACTATGAAAA GTTCAAGGTTCACCTTCACAAATGTGAGCCCAAAGAAGCACTTTCTCTGGAGGAATATGAGGAGGTGAGGGCCTTTTGCCGTGAGAGTCAGAAAGTGGAGCGTGCTGAACAGGCCAAAGAGAAGGGCGAAGAGAGGCCGCCTGGAGAGGAAGACCCTGCCACACCTGAGGGCACAGACTCA GAGGAGCTGATGCAGAGGATGAGAGAACAGGTGTTGATCCGGAGAGACAAAATTTACCAGGAGAATGAAAATGAAGTCCGGAAGAGATGGAACTTTGAAGATGCA ATCAAACGTCCTTACTTCCATGTGAAGCCACTTGATCAAACCCAGCTGCGTGCCTGGAACTCTTACCTGGACTGGGAGGTCGCCCAACTGAAGAAAGACACTAAAGACCATGACAAAG ACTCAAACAAGGCAGACACAGATGTCAAAGAAGACCCAGAGGTGACAGCCGAGCCTCCGGGAGCGATAGAAGAAACcaacattttccatgatgaccACAGAGTTCGTGTTCTCTTTGAGCGCTGCCTGATCACCTGTGCACTCTATGAGGAATTCTGGACCAGG TATATTCAGTACCTGGGGACATCCAGTGTGGATGAGGTTCGGGCTGTCTACAAGCGAGCCTGTGACATCCACCTACCTTCAACACCGAACATTCACATGCAGAGGGCCACCTTCGAGGAAAGACACG GTGACCTGGCGGAAGCACGGCGAGTGTTGGAGGCTCTGGATAAAAACATGCCAGGTTTGGCCGTGGTTCGTCTCCGCAGGGCGGCTTTGGAGAGGAGGGCGGGCCAACTTGAGCAGTCTGTAGCGTTGCTGCAGGAGGCGGTGACCCAATCAAAAGAGAAGCCTACATTGCACGCATTCTACTCCATCAAGCTTGCTCGTTTGCTGCTGAAACTTGTCAGAAACCCAAGCAGAGCTCGGAGTGTTTTACAGGACGCACTTGAGATTAGTCCA GATAATGACAAATTGCACTTGAACCTGCTGGAAGTGGAGCTATCAagtgaaacctggtcctcagcgGAAGCAGTGCAGCAATGCGTGACGCGAGCCCTGGAGGCGCCACTCGCACCACACATCAAAATCCTCTTGTCACAGCGCGGCCTCCAGTTTGTAGAAGAGTACAGCAACTCTATCCAGAG TGTGCTGTCAGTCTATGAAGCGCACCAGAAGCTTATCAAGGAGCTGGGTGGAACAAAGAGAGAAGCCGAAAGCGG AGACAAGAACCAAGAGAAACTGAGTAAAGGTGACGATGGCTCAGCAAATGGAGAATCAGCACAAGTCCCAGCTGCTGATCCTCAGGTCCCAATAACTATGCCACCTCCCCCACCAGTGAGCATGGACGTGAGTGCCCAGTCCGGTGGATATGGTGGGTACGGCAGCTGGTATCAG CAACCACAGTACAGCAGTTACGGCTACCAGAACACCTGGAACTACAACCAGGGATACTATCCACCCAGCTAA